The window AGTTCGAAAGGTGGATGGTTTTTGCGGTATAACCGATAGCGTACTAAACTTGATCTTCTATAGAAGCTGCTTCTCTAAAAGCTCTCCGCTGGAGTTTACTTTCCTGAAAGTGTGCCGGGCGAAATGAATCGTCGAGTGGTAAAAGCACTGATACGGATTCATCGAACTTGCTCGGTGTCTGCAGAATTATGAAGTATTATCTGTAATAAAGTTCGACGGAACTATGTACAGCACATGGCAAAGAATTAATTGAACAGAAACTCTAAACTTCGGCGCAATTCATCGATCCACATTTTAATTCGATACAATAGCGTAGGATAATGTAGAATAGCATAGCCCATATCCATCTGGACTACCCGAAATTCAGATCAACTTCCAGACTCATCGAAGGAAGAATCCCTTCACTCGAAGAACCAATAGAATCAAAAAGCCTGGGCTCCGTGGATCCCAAGGCACCCTAACGCAATTTCCCCACATGCTCGCTAATTTCGTTGGTCCGTCGATGCCCTGGCCGCAATCTGTTCGCGCAAAGGGGGCCATTATTCGTCCTCGTTCGACAACCGAAGGCAACCGACGTCGGCGGATAGATTTTTGTTGCTCGAGCTGCGATACTCCGGCGAAGTCGATTTAGTCACGCTTCTGTTTTGCGCGTGCACACACAGCTAGAGAAGATGAGGAAGACTGGGAAGAGGGGGAGTGGGAACAGGGGATGGCGGTGGTGACTCGGTCGCGCGTGAGATGAATGTTCGAAGCGCATTTAACGTTGTTCAGGGCCGGTACGAGTGGATTTTTATCGGATGCAAGCCGCGGCAGCATTGTGATGGCGAATTTATGACGACATAAATCTTAAACGGGTCACAGCCGGCAAAAACTATTCGTTCATTAGCGTCGCCGGGTCATAGATTACGGGTCGACGCTATCGCTGCCATCGGACGATGCTAATTCCACAGGCTGCCTCGTTTGCTTATAGTTTGTGCACGGTAACTCTTAATTCCGCGTCAATACTGGTGTATTATACATATAAGGATGGGGCTTAGATATGTACATTTGAAATTGATACTCTGAAATACAGTCGCAAGCTGAAAGTTAAAAGTAGCAAAGAATTGTCGTGCTATTACCTTTAACGATACGATAAAAGCTGAACTTTAGTATACGTGTAATGCACTAGCATAAATTTATCGATGCattaaatatttctattaaTGTTAATTCGACCGCCATGAACATCCAATTTCCTTACAACAGAAATGATTAGAGCGATCCCATTACTCGGGCCAGTACAAATAATTTCAGAGCAGAGGGGAACAGAAGTAAAAGGCGAAAGGGGGCATCGGATCGTTTCATTTGCCAGGCGAACGAGTAATTTCTTTCCAGCTGGGAGCAGCGGTAATTGGTTACAGCGTGATGAGCACCGAAACACGCCAATTCCATTCGATATAAATTGTAAACAGAGCTGATGAAATTAGCGTCGTTCGGTATCATCCGGCATACCGCCACCCCGCGTAATTCCAATTTATTATTTCGTCGCTGGTATTCCGATAATGTCACCCTCCTTCCGTTCGTCGCCGCTTCCATTACGCGACCCGTCGACACGCATCGGTTGATtgaattattcaaaaatatCGACGCGTCGATTCGTCCGGCGAATGGAATATATTTCGCGCGGAGAACCACGACAGTAGAAATTTCGCGGGCGTTCTTTCTAAAATTTACGATCCACCGCGAATCGGGAGCAACGGAGCAAGAAAGATGGGGCGAAGACGAACGCCGACGGGGTGTACTCGCGATTTTTCTCCCCGTTTCCGCTGTGCTTGTGTACGCTCCTTATTTCCGTATTTACGAATTGTGCCGTTTTTACGGCTCCATTTACGCTCGGGCTCGTCGAAGCGAACTTTCTCTTTTAGAGCGAAAAATATTTCAACGCCACTCGCGCTTGAGGATTTTTCCTCTATGCTACGTTCCCGAATGATCGATCTCTTCCCGTACCAATTGCTTTGCACGCTGAGATGGTCCTACTGGGAGATTCGATTGTTGATACTCCTAGAGGAGAGCAGAGAGCTAGGTAAACCTAACTTAGACTGTGTTCGATCAACcagatataataaattcacaaattttcaaatttcaaatttttaaatttcaaattcaaattttcaaatttttaaaatttcgaatttcaaatttcaaattcaaatttcaaatttttaaaatttcaaatctttaaatgtttcaatttttataaatttcaaaaCCTTACAAATTCCTTTCATTTGGCTCAATATCTTCCAATCGATTTCTTTAAGTCCAGGATACTTTCTCCCGCACTTCAACTGCAATTTCTccgaacaactccagactccctTCATCCTCTCTCGTTAACGCGAACTTTTTAATTCCATATGTAGCCGATTACTCGACACACGTTCTCGCCTTCTCGCAGAAACTTTAGTAACGCGTCGCTGCCTTAATTGTCTCGACAGTGGCAGTATCCTCGTTCGAGGCAGACGCGGGCAAAGTTAGCCGTGTACGCCGCTTATCTCTCCGCAGCGACTCGTCTTCCTTTACTTCTTTCTTACGCGGACGCTACTTGTTCTTCCCCTAACTACGTACGCGGAAGTTTCGCGGCGGTCGAATAACTTTTGTATCGCGCCGCGATGAATATGAATGTCCGCGGGCACAAAGAGGAGCGCGGCTTGTTAGAACAGGTTTGCATTCATTCGACCCCCTTTCTCGGCCGACAGCGATaccctttttttttttgcgcGACTCGGTCCATTCTCGCGACGAATCGAAAGGGAAACTTCGTCGACAAGAGACGGATCTGCCTGCGGGCTGTGCTTGCGTGAGTCGATTGCGGGGCTGGTCCCTATTTGCTTCGAAAGGTGTTGGTACTTTTTCAACAAACGCTGGGGCTTATAATAAAGAGTCTGGTGTATCGCATTCTCTGGTATTAGAATCTAGAGAAGTTTTTGTATGTTTGAGAGGTTTCGGAATTTATTCTGGACTTTTTAATTCACTTTGTTTAAAGAAATGAAATATTCTAGTTTGAACTCCTTTCAGACTAATTCTCTCCATAGTTCGTGTAGATCGCGAGCAGAGTCGAGCTGGAAAGAGGATCGCGACGCGTTATTAGCTATTTGTAGGAGCAAAAGCTTGGATAAAAAGTCGGCGCCACGCTGGGAAACAGGAAAGAGCGAAATGCGAAGTGGTCGCACGAGTGAGCCGGTCGAGCAGCATAAAACGCGTTTTTATATGGGCCCCCGGTTCAAAAGAAGGCACCCATTTGAACGCGTAGGACGTGAAACGCGGCGTACCCGGAGGATAATTATCGTCTCCTCTCTTTCCAAGAAGTGGCGCGACAGGGGAAAAAGCGGCCAAGGGTGAGCCGCGTCGTGAATCGCTCGCTCAACGACGTTTGCTCATGCTGAATTCGTGAAAATAAATTCTGCGATCCTCCACCGTGTATGGTCTTTAAACGTTCTTAATTCTTCTCAACTCTAGCATCATAAGTTGCTCTTTCAATATTCAGGATTTTCCTCGCGAGCGAGAGTGGTAGTTTTCCATCTCGATTTGTTCTACAACGAAATTCCAAAGAAATCTTTCAAACTTTACCGATAGCAATATTTCTCTTGTATCATCCATCTCGGCGATGGCTTCTGGGGATGGATATCGACTCCCGTTCTTCGGTGCATCGAAGTTGTTCGAAAGATTTGTAGTTTCGTCTGGAAGCACTGCTTTGGGCTCTTTCAGAGATTCGAATATGAATTTCTTTAAAGTGATATTAAATTGTCCAGTCTTTTGTTACGCCGTGCAAAAGTTTCGTCGAAGATTTTCTCTCAGATGGGCTTCGTTTCGTTTCATGGATAGGGTAGCTGCGAAAGGGTCAGACAGTCAGCAGCTATGGAATCGTAAATACAGATCGCGAGCCTAAATCTTGGCCCCCGGAGGGTGCGTTCTGCATACCCGACCGCAAAACAATAAACGCGGCCGTCCTTCTCGGTAATCTTGACATCGATAATTTCGCAGAAGCGCGTGGGAGAATCTGACGGCGATGCTGAAGGCTCAGGGCGTCCGAGGAACACGGCTGCTAAAAAAGAATCGCAATTTTCTCGGGACCCCTCGGTCGCGTACACACCCCGCGGCTGCAACTCGAGCCAGCCACCTTCCTTTCCTTCGCTTTCTCCATTCTTTCGGATCTCAGCGGATCGCTTTCAATgtcagcataaaatccgataccgATCCCTGTGGTCAGTCTCTTATTTCAACGATAAAACTATTTTGATTTATGAATGAGCCTCTGTAGTTAAATGCCAAGTACCTGTGATCGAAAttacaaaatgaaaatgaaattttcaCGAAAGGACGCGCGTTGATCGATCGCCTCACTCGCTGCGGATCGATACTCTAATCCAGGGGAGGAAGTAGAGGCAGAAGTTGCTACACAGACAGCAGACGATTTTCAAAAACATCAATAGTCTCGCTCGTTTCGCTCGCAATCCCATCCCCGCTCCGAAAATTGTGCCTCGGATTAACTTCGTCACGCGAAATGTCCTGTATACAGGGAACTCGTTCGAAGACGGTCGCAATTAGAAAAACAGTTTGGAGTCTGGCGACCGTGTACTCCCTGCTAAATACTACGTTACTCCATTAACGGGTATAGACGGATCTACTGTATCCAGACAGTTTCGTGCAACGTTGGATGAGTTTTCAGTCGCATTGCACGGTACGCGAGCTGCGAGAGGGAGGGCTGTACAGGGCGTTAACATTCGGGAAGTTTTGAGAAAGCATTAACGAAATTCCTCGCGCGTGTACAGCCAACAGCATCCGCCTATCCCCGTCCAGCTCTGATTCCCCTCATCCCCTTGGCACAAGAAAAGCGAATGGCTCCTCTGTCTGCGACCATCATTCATGCTGGGGTATTCCTAAAAGATTAGTTGTAACTTCGGCTACGAGCAGGGCCTATCAAAGGGTGGACAAAAAAATCATATCGATGGGAAAGTTTTCTTTGGATCAAAGGAATAACTTCGGGATAGCGTTCGGGGTAAATTGTTGCAGATATTCTGTTGGACGTCTTGTCTCTCGTGTTTCATTTCCCCTTGTCCCAGCAAGTTGGATTCTCCAGAGTTTGAATCACTTGGACGTGCAGGCTATGTAATCTTCCGTCTACTCGCGGGCGTCGACAAGGATTCGATGTACTTCACGTGGACACGTGTTTCTTTTGACTGCCAGTGACACATGTTTCACTAGGTGCTGGGAAAAGTTCTTTGAGTGTTTGTCTCTTCGGGTTTCGCGAGTACAGGTCGGTTGCTCATCCTCGCCAGTTTCTGTACCTTCAGGGAAGGTTTTTGCTAAGGTACATGGGTTCTGAGGGCAGTGAACAAACTGCAGAGCAACCTAGATTATCGTTGTATAGCAAAACGCGAGGCTGCATGGAGAATAGGAACGAAGACGCATGGCTGGGTAGAGTTAACGGGTCCAATTACAACTGAATGCGGAGTAGACAACGAACGACACGCTAAACTGAACTACATCCACGAGAAAAAGTATATAGACTAGAATTCATTTTCTTCTCCCTTCGCGCGGAACTACCTTCGAACGTTTAATCAACACCTTGAAAATACCATTCGCAGGAAGCAGCACATTTTTAACCAATCTTCTTTGAACTACTTAGCAGGTTCGCCTACCCATGGACCAGGACTCGTTTCTCTGGTGCCGTACTCTCAAGATGCCAAACATTGATCACAAACACCACGTTGTGAAGGTAAGTTCTCGTAGCTATAAGCCAGCGCCAGCTCCACGCCATATGCATCCAAGCCATCTAAACTTGATTAAACCGAGGAACGTGGGTGCAGATTCTCCGTCGACATGGGAGCACTCGATTTCCACGTGTATTCTAGTCCCCCGAATAGAGATCCTCGCAAGTTTTCTCTGGGATCGAGGCAGCCATTTCTTCCCTCTATTTACGTTTAACGTCCCACGACTCGATTACCGTAAACGTTTCACGAGGACACTCGAGGAACAGTCAATTCGATGGCCACGCGACGAATTCTCCTTTAAACGGCTATCAAATTATCTTTATGCACGTTTTAAGGATATTTCAAGACCTCGAGGTCGAGTTTACGTGAAATCGATCATTCCTGCGCGCGCGAGAGGACTCATTCGAACGTCGTTTTCTGTCCCTGATTGCGGCGGGACGAAATTGCGAAATTACTTTACGGTTTTAGTACACCTGCTCCTGAACTGAATCGACGGGAACCTGTGGTGATCGTAAAGTTGCTAACCACGAATCGTTTTCTATCAGTAGCAGATTTCAGAGCGAGTCGTTTCGAAATTTGCTCTCTATTCGTTTCGACAGATTCAAACGGTAGATATAGATATTCTGAACTGAGCACCGCCTGTTCTGAACATAGAGAAAGCAAGTAGAAAGTCTCCTTAGAAAATGACACGTTTGTTTTGTGAAATAATAAAAAGTAGTCGAATCAGAGATTCATTTCTATCACGTTCCACGTCGCGAATCCTTCTCGCTAGTCATCCCGTCACATAAATCACAATTCCCCATTCGCTGTGATTTACAGTCCTGTCTGAAGTACGTGGAATAACTCGGTAGACCTCGAACAATGTCGAGTCGATACAGTACGTGTCTACTATCGACCCAACAGCATCTCCAAGTCAATCGAACGTGACCGTGATACACGATGCGATCGCTCTCGCACCAGAGGTGATTAGCTTCTAGATCCTGATAACTCTGCTGTTTAGTATTCGTTCATTATCAGGATTCCGCGATTGAAACGATCGTTTAAAACCGCATCGACACGTTATCGATTCATCGGAACATCCCCGATCTATCAACAACTCTCATGCCTCGATCGCAGTAGATTAAGTCCTCAAGGCGCGCGCTGAGTCGCGCTCACGTCTCTCCTGCACCTGACAGGTGTTCGGCGCAACGCAATCATGgttctttcctttttctttcacAGTACGAGCCAGTGATACCACCCGGAAGTCACCAGTACCTGCATCACATGACGCTGTACGAGTGTCGTGGAAACCAGACACAATTGGAAGCCGCGTCGCAGACGTCCGGCAGCGTTTGCAAGCAGCTCAATCAGCCGTCCCTTCAGTGCAACACAATCGCGGCTATCTGGAGCCTGGGCTCTGAGGTACGTGACACGTTTAAATGTAAATGAGCAAGAACTAGATAAATTCCCAGCGTGGCCTGGTGAAATGAATTTTCAGTCTAAGTACGCTGCCAAATTGAATACGCTTGAATACGTTTGCGGGAACTTATGGAGATAGGGCAGGAAATTAATTGAAACGTTTGGAATCGAAGCATAATGCAGTGGAAATTTGTTTAATTGAACCTTGTTTCGGTAAATTTTAGTCGTATGGAAGGGGAGAATTTTCCTTTGATATAGACTCACTATTCATTCATTCTAAGAAGAGGCGAATGGTATATTTCGCATGACGAAGTGGATAGATATGATCCATACAAGCAATTAAATTCTGTCAGTGTATCCCGTGTGAAATTAGTGACCGCTGTCGCACGATCAGTCGCGTCTTCACAGGACGTTCGTGTTTCCAGCGACCACGGAGGAACGAGTTTGCGGTGGCCTTGCCGTCGCATTGGTATGCATTACGCAAAAGCCAGCGTTACCGCGATACACCCTGTGTATACTCGTGTCTCTTACGATGACGTCAGATTAACATCCGTGGACAGTGATTTATCCCCTTTGTAATTAGTCGCCCGACTGATGCAGATCTCAGCCGTGTCTCAAACATAATTTACGAATAGGTACAATTGTAGGGATTTCAGCAATAATTATGAGAATACTGAGAAGAATAGAAATCACGGTGTTGCAAGTGAAACTTCAATTTTATTGTGCTATTAGGTGATTCATGCTGAGAGCTATGACTGGCTCAGCAATTTACCAAATTAGCATTGGAGAGCCTGTCAACGACCAGAATGGCCTACTTGGTTAAGCTCAGCTGACAAATTACCGATTAGGACCTGATGATTTCTGTCCTAGCAACGCTATTACTACTCTAGCCTTAGCTGAGATGTCTCTATCCTAAAATACTAGTCAACTTGGATCAAGCAATCTCTAAATAAAACACTTGTACTAAAAACTGTGGATATCCAGAGCTATATACATCGTCCTCTTATTCACTCATCAGTACTCCTTCTTTCTTCATCTTGAAACTCTGAAATAACCTTCACCATTCTCTTCTCCAGGGCTTCAATTATCCTCGAGAGGCAGGCTACGCCCTGGACCCACAATCTGGCCCCCATTATTACATGCTGGAGACGCACTACACAAATCCACAGATGGACTCGTTCGTCACCGACAACTCAGGCCTACGATTGTATTACACGGATCGGTTGCGCATGCATGACGCTGGTATCCTCAGCGTCGGGATCGATCCGAACTGGAGGCACATCATACCGCCTGGCCAGCCGGAAGTGGTCTCCGAAGGTCACTGCATCTCGGACTGTACAAAGCAGACCATTCCCAACAGCGGCATCAACGTATTCGCCGTCATCATGCATACCCATCAGCTGGGCAGGAAGGTCCGATTGCGTCAGATAAGGTCTGGCGAGGAACTGCCACCCATTGCGTCTGACACCAATTACGACCCCAACTATCAGGAGTATCGGAAGCTGCAGAGGCCCGTCATGGTCTATCCGGTGAGTGTTTGCTCCGACGATTCGCCGGCGCTGTGTGCTCCATGTATTTGATTAGACGTTGATTTAAATAGTGCCACGAAGAGATCGCTAGATTAGCTCGAAGTGGATGGAGATTAGAGTGGATAGGGAAATGTTTGACTTCGTGCAAAGTAATTTAGTAATTGCTGTGGATATATTCGAATGTAGAGAATCTAATTATAGAATCAAAGTGTATATCTTTTTATTTATTCGAAGTCGAACAGATTGTAGAACGTTGAACCCTATAAGAGATCTACTCCAGACCACTCAGCTACTATTAATGAACTGTCTACAGTGGCCCATTTAGCTATTCTTACACGTTTAATGTCCCTCTCGTTTAAACCGAAAAGAATGCTGAAAGAAACCGAGAGGGGCTGAAGTAACAATCTACTGTGAGCGTTCTGGTCGACTAATCGCAGCCATATCTCTCGTTTCTTGTTACAGGGTGATCATTTGGTAGCCGAGTGCACGTATACGTCCGAGTCGAGGCAAACAATCACGCTGGGCGGCGTGACGACCAAAGAGGAGACTTGCCTGGTGTCCACTCTTTATTATCCGCGCATGGACCTGTCCCTCTGCTACTCTCTACCCTCGTTACCGACTGTTCTCGGGAGTTTGGGGATCAAACAGCTAATACCGTGAGTATTCCTTCAAGATTCCATCGTTTTCTTCTTCAGGCTACTCTGTCATGGCGTCTCCCTGTCTCTAGACAAAAAGATCGCACGCGTTACTGCTCCGAATCTCGCGAAATAATCGCAGTGTTCATTTCACGCATTCGTTTCTCTTTGATCGGAGTTCAAAGACcgtttcatattaatttacacGGCAGAGACACATTTGATACCGCGCTAATGATCAACCACTGTGTCTCTGTATGCACGTACACAAAGCGGGCAAACGTTCTCGCTCCTTTTACTCTGATTACTTTAAATTGGCAATTAGGGACGGCGATGGCCCGTGCGTCACGACCGCCGCGACCTGTCGTTAGTTCAACGAGGGCCGGCTATATTGCGACCAGACGCATCGTTCATTGCATTACGTAACGTTACGTGTGTCACGAAGACGCTTCCTGCGACGTGTCACGAACTTTAATGTAACAAGCGTCCTGTTTCGCTAAACACACGCCCGGTTACATAGAATACCGTAgctaaattactattattaccACCACTAATATCGGCAGGTTGATAGTTGTCGGTCTGGGTCGTTAACTCTGGCGGAGATCATTGTCATCGTTGCGTGACATCGGTACCAGATAAGCACGACCAACTAGGAAACGAATGTCTCCGCTTTAAACTCGTGTGTCCCAGAAGAATGTGCTTGTTGCGGGAATGCCAGAGTTATGCAGAGTGTTTCATAGGACGTGAGCATAGTACCGGAGTGTCTCTAATTAAGGAGTAGTGTGGAAAAAAGAATGATTGAGAAAATTATTCTGggtgattttaaaaaatattttgtatatatttttGATCTATCGAAGCGATGTTATTGATAGAATACATTAACGCTAGTCTCGTTTCGCCTTCTATTCTTGACAGAGAAATCTAGTTTACCACGACATCCAGGAAAATTGTTCTGTTAAGAAAAAGATGTCGTGGTCCCCAGCGGCGTACACAAAGGCTTCCCAGCATGCTTTGTTCCCCAAACGAGCGTATTCGTGATGCAGGTCATGGAACATACACCGTTGCGAAACTCTTGCCTCCGAAATTTCAAGCCCCTTGTGTTCTCGTGTAACAAACACACGTAGTACAGTTCCCGATTGCTCCGCCAACTTAATAATTTCAATTGCAAGGCTAAGGAAGCGACTTGAACTTTCTGAATCCACCGAGAAAAATTTCACTCGAAATCCTTTCACACAAAATCTCCTTAATCTCATCTCCGCGTTACCCTTTCTCTGTCCACAGATTCTCCAGCCCAGTGAGGATCCAGGAACCCCAGAACCTAAAAGGCAAAACGCTGGAGGAACGCCTGATGACGTACGACTGGGAAACGAATTTCCAAAGCTTCCAGGAGGCTACACGCAGAGGTACTTTTAAGCCTCTTTGCTCCACTAGCCAGGGAGCGCTGGCAGGCACGGAGGCATTGGAGGTCCATTATCCTAGAATCCTGAGGCCGTACGAGGAGACCAGTCTCCCTTGCGCGAAGAAGCCCCCGAGGAACAAGCTGTCGATGCTGCTGAGCGAGGACGGGGACATCGGGGCGCCAGtagatcctgacagtgacgaGACCAACGCTGTCGAACGGGGACAATTGGTGCGCAGCAAAGTGTCCCGCAGCAGTGACGGGCCCACTGGCGgaagttcctccactagatcggtgtCCGTGGCCCTGGTCCTGGCCACGTTCACGGTGATCGTCGGCGGCGCGTTCAGGTGAACACTGGCCGGTCGTCTCGACGCCGATCGACTCTCGATCGATCCTGTTTACCTAGGACGGCCGTTTTATCCTCTTATTGATCGCGCTGGATCGGGGAGGAGATGCATGTAAGTACGTGCCGGTGTGTACTCTCTCTGACGCGTCACTTAGACTAAATTAACTATTGTCGTTCGTTTGGTCGTTGAGCGAGGACAGGGTGGTTGCGTTTCGAGGTCTCCGTTTCGACACACGGTTTTCCCCGCGTCCACGATCGCCCCCGGTCACCCAAACTAGATGTCACGTGCAATGTTTCATACACAGAGGACGGCTCTCCGTTCGCTGACGTCGAGACGCGACCGATGGACCGTGAGTATCGCAGGGGATCACGTATTTTTGGACGAGTTTGGGATCGCGACCGAGCAGAACGAATGGAATTCGTTATCGCGTCGCGTAACCGATTGCCGGCTAGAGGTTCCCATCGCGCGTCCATCGAGGATCCATGCTGCCCTCGTTCGACGATCGACCTCCCTTTTCGCGATCTCTATTCGTGCACTATTGTTATGACGTATCGCGTGCTCGCACAGGACGGTCGTTGGATATCTTTCGGCTTCGAACGCCCGGTTCACGATTTCTCGATCGGTCTAATCTCCCCTGTAAATGGGGT is drawn from Calliopsis andreniformis isolate RMS-2024a chromosome 1, iyCalAndr_principal, whole genome shotgun sequence and contains these coding sequences:
- the Olf413 gene encoding DBH like monooxygenase olf413 isoform X1; its protein translation is MKAVIGCCVLLLLVSSVLSVVEWKHSAILDNNFLVLWAPDESEVTFEVQVKTLGYVGLGFTNDDGRVDMVIGWVDNQGQVHLEDRHVKDDSKYPQMDSSQDYCLLVGYENKTHTVLRFSRRYDTCDPRDLKITNDTMQVVWQYHVDEPMSVAGALPEYGTVQGSKPLYFTQRDTQPRPSPRNQEAEPPLQTWDIFNQQVRLPMDQDSFLWCRTLKMPNIDHKHHVVKYEPVIPPGSHQYLHHMTLYECRGNQTQLEAASQTSGSVCKQLNQPSLQCNTIAAIWSLGSEGFNYPREAGYALDPQSGPHYYMLETHYTNPQMDSFVTDNSGLRLYYTDRLRMHDAGILSVGIDPNWRHIIPPGQPEVVSEGHCISDCTKQTIPNSGINVFAVIMHTHQLGRKVRLRQIRSGEELPPIASDTNYDPNYQEYRKLQRPVMVYPGDHLVAECTYTSESRQTITLGGVTTKEETCLVSTLYYPRMDLSLCYSLPSLPTVLGSLGIKQLIPFSSPVRIQEPQNLKGKTLEERLMTYDWETNFQSFQEATRRGTFKPLCSTSQGALAGTEALEVHYPRILRPYEETSLPCAKKPPRNKLSMLLSEDGDIGAPVDPDSDETNAVERGQLVRSKVSRSSDGPTGGSSSTRSVSVALVLATFTVIVGGAFR
- the Olf413 gene encoding DBH like monooxygenase olf413 isoform X2; the protein is MKAVIGCCVLLLLVSSVLSVVEWKHSAILDNNFLVLWAPDESEVTFEVQVKTLGYVGLGFTNDDGRVDMVIGWVDNQGQVHLEDRHVKDDSKYPQMDSSQDYCLLVGYENKTHTVLRFSRRYDTCDPRDLKITNDTMQVVWQYHVDEPMSVAGALPEYGTVQGSKPLYFTQRDTQPRPSPRNQEAEPPLQTWDIFNQVRLPMDQDSFLWCRTLKMPNIDHKHHVVKYEPVIPPGSHQYLHHMTLYECRGNQTQLEAASQTSGSVCKQLNQPSLQCNTIAAIWSLGSEGFNYPREAGYALDPQSGPHYYMLETHYTNPQMDSFVTDNSGLRLYYTDRLRMHDAGILSVGIDPNWRHIIPPGQPEVVSEGHCISDCTKQTIPNSGINVFAVIMHTHQLGRKVRLRQIRSGEELPPIASDTNYDPNYQEYRKLQRPVMVYPGDHLVAECTYTSESRQTITLGGVTTKEETCLVSTLYYPRMDLSLCYSLPSLPTVLGSLGIKQLIPFSSPVRIQEPQNLKGKTLEERLMTYDWETNFQSFQEATRRGTFKPLCSTSQGALAGTEALEVHYPRILRPYEETSLPCAKKPPRNKLSMLLSEDGDIGAPVDPDSDETNAVERGQLVRSKVSRSSDGPTGGSSSTRSVSVALVLATFTVIVGGAFR